One Micromonospora eburnea genomic region harbors:
- a CDS encoding DUF397 domain-containing protein — protein MDLSGARWRKSTRSNGSGGACVEVADNLPGVVAVRDSKDPGGPVLAFGPDAWRAFVAGVAARPAGRQRPSFE, from the coding sequence ATGGACCTGAGTGGTGCCCGGTGGCGCAAGAGCACTCGGAGCAACGGCAGCGGTGGGGCGTGCGTCGAGGTGGCGGACAACCTTCCCGGCGTCGTTGCCGTGCGTGATTCGAAGGATCCGGGCGGGCCGGTGTTGGCGTTCGGTCCGGATGCCTGGCGGGCGTTCGTCGCCGGGGTCGCTGCGCGGCCGGCGGGAAGGCAACGTCCTTCGTTCGAATGA
- a CDS encoding helix-turn-helix domain-containing protein yields the protein MESSSMLDHFAEELRLVWATTGMSQTALAEALSYSAALVAKVETCERRPSLDFARRCDTVFDADGRFERIQRRISRETVVPWFRDWAGIEAEATALRWFEPVYVPGLLQTERYARAILVGAGLFAPDEIEQQVSARIDRQSVLTRDRPPLLSVVLDEYVLRRRIGEPEVMCEQLQHLVKLGSTLPRVRIQVVPLSAGAYPGLDGPFVIATSSAGEDVVYLEGQRHGQVIDRTEYVQQMVEVWESIRGEALSQQQSLDLIAEVAETWT from the coding sequence GTGGAAAGCTCGTCCATGCTGGACCACTTCGCGGAGGAGCTGCGGCTCGTTTGGGCCACCACCGGCATGTCCCAGACGGCGCTGGCCGAGGCGTTGAGCTATTCGGCCGCCCTGGTCGCCAAGGTGGAGACCTGCGAGCGCCGCCCGAGCCTAGACTTCGCGCGCCGGTGCGACACGGTGTTCGACGCGGACGGCCGGTTCGAACGCATCCAGCGCCGGATCAGCCGCGAGACCGTGGTTCCCTGGTTCCGCGACTGGGCCGGAATCGAGGCGGAAGCCACCGCCCTGCGCTGGTTCGAGCCGGTGTATGTGCCGGGCCTGTTGCAGACCGAGAGGTACGCCCGCGCCATCTTGGTCGGTGCCGGGCTGTTCGCACCAGACGAGATCGAGCAGCAGGTGTCGGCTCGGATCGACCGTCAATCAGTGCTCACCCGAGATCGGCCGCCGCTGCTCAGCGTGGTCCTCGACGAATATGTGCTGCGCCGCCGAATCGGCGAGCCCGAGGTGATGTGCGAGCAGTTGCAGCACCTGGTGAAACTCGGATCGACGCTGCCACGGGTCCGTATCCAAGTCGTGCCGCTCTCGGCGGGTGCCTACCCTGGGCTCGACGGCCCCTTCGTGATCGCCACCTCCTCAGCCGGGGAGGATGTCGTCTACCTGGAGGGGCAGCGCCACGGGCAGGTGATTGACCGCACGGAGTATGTGCAGCAGATGGTCGAGGTTTGGGAGTCGATCCGTGGCGAGGCACTATCGCAACAGCAGTCCCTCGACTTGATAGCGGAAGTGGCGGAGACATGGACCTGA
- a CDS encoding flavin reductase, whose amino-acid sequence MPRYRPHVAARPSWRCRVCGAAWPCSPARLALLGEYRENRAALLIYLATVMQEATADLAGLTGQVAPEGMTERFLGWARAR is encoded by the coding sequence ATGCCCCGCTACCGGCCGCACGTCGCGGCGCGTCCGTCCTGGCGCTGCCGGGTGTGCGGTGCCGCGTGGCCGTGCTCCCCGGCCCGGCTGGCGCTGCTCGGCGAGTATCGCGAGAACCGGGCCGCCCTGCTGATCTACCTCGCCACCGTCATGCAGGAGGCCACGGCCGACCTGGCCGGTCTCACCGGCCAGGTCGCACCCGAGGGTATGACCGAACGGTTCCTGGGCTGGGCGAGGGCCCGTTGA
- a CDS encoding DUF6528 family protein, whose amino-acid sequence MGLAALSCAVGVGGAVAMSAPAQAAAGQAAVVDQRSGVKIFSLGSSSWKGSPLWSWNAPRTAAWKNVSDVKFRTYGGRKVVLVTASGGRAAIIDYSTKKTRWTASPGGNPHAIELLPNGAVVVASSSGKLTAYGKGKSSGRSYSFPSAHAVLWEPGTKRLWALGGTKLCSYKVGGSATSPTLTGKACRTTPSGGHDLSPVYGASAQLWLSTTSHVYTYNINRGTLSRASGYIDNSRIKSVGNHAGGLVVTTRVTKANSDGTWGTGNVWLYKLNGSYVGNRYRPGAAIYKARPVVWSYR is encoded by the coding sequence GTGGGCCTCGCGGCGCTGTCGTGCGCGGTCGGGGTCGGCGGCGCGGTCGCCATGTCAGCACCGGCTCAGGCGGCGGCCGGGCAGGCGGCCGTCGTGGACCAGCGGAGCGGTGTGAAAATCTTCAGCCTCGGCTCCAGCAGCTGGAAGGGCAGCCCGCTCTGGTCCTGGAACGCACCACGGACGGCCGCCTGGAAGAACGTGTCGGATGTGAAGTTCCGGACCTACGGCGGTCGCAAGGTCGTCCTGGTCACCGCATCCGGTGGTCGGGCGGCGATCATCGACTATTCGACCAAGAAGACGAGGTGGACGGCGAGCCCCGGCGGCAACCCGCACGCGATCGAGCTGCTGCCCAACGGCGCGGTCGTGGTCGCCTCCTCCTCCGGCAAACTCACGGCGTACGGCAAGGGAAAGAGCAGCGGCCGCAGTTACTCGTTCCCGAGCGCGCACGCCGTGCTCTGGGAGCCGGGCACGAAGCGACTGTGGGCGCTCGGTGGCACCAAGCTGTGCAGCTACAAGGTCGGCGGATCGGCCACCAGTCCCACCCTGACCGGCAAGGCCTGCCGGACCACACCCTCCGGTGGTCACGACCTTTCACCGGTCTACGGCGCATCGGCGCAGCTCTGGCTCAGCACGACCAGTCACGTCTACACCTACAACATCAACCGCGGGACGCTGAGCCGGGCCAGCGGCTACATCGACAACTCGCGTATCAAGAGCGTCGGTAACCACGCCGGTGGCCTGGTCGTCACTACCAGGGTGACGAAGGCGAACTCGGACGGCACCTGGGGCACCGGCAACGTGTGGCTCTACAAGCTGAACGGCTCGTACGTCGGCAACCGCTACCGCCCCGGTGCGGCCATCTACAAGGCGCGACCGGTGGTGTGGAGCTACCGGTAA